The following proteins are encoded in a genomic region of Oryctolagus cuniculus chromosome 6, mOryCun1.1, whole genome shotgun sequence:
- the HSPA9 gene encoding stress-70 protein, mitochondrial, producing the protein MEAVTGPRPPSHVVGGFQKRCHCRSAQLPCAWVLLFAASYALRLVAMISASRAAAARLVGAAASRGPAAARHQDGWNGFSHEAFRIVSRRDYASEAIKGAVVGIDLGTTNSCVAVMEGKQAKVLENAEGARTTPSVVAFTADGERLVGMPAKRQAVTNPNNTFYATKRLIGRRYDDPEVQKDIKNVPFKIVRASNGDAWVEAHGKLYSPSQIGAFVLMKMKETAENYLGHAAKNAVITVPAYFNDSQRQATKDAGQISGLNVLRVINEPTAAALAYGLDKSEDKIIAVYDLGGGTFDISILEIQKGVFEVKSTNGDTFLGGEDFDQALLRHIVKEFKRETGVDLTKDNMALQRVREAAEKAKCELSSSVQTDINLPYLTMDASGPKHLNMKLTRAQFEGIVADLIKRTMAPCQKAMQDAEVSKSDIGEVILVGGMTRMPKVQQTVQDLFGRAPSKAVNPDEAVAIGAAIQGGVLAGDVTDVLLLDVTPLSLGIETLGGVFTKLINRNTTIPTKKSQVFSTAADGQTQVEIKVCQGEREMAGDNKLLGQFTLIGIPPAPRGVPQIEVTFDIDANGIVHVSAKDKGTGREQQIVIQSSGGLSKDDIENMVKNAEKYAEEDRRKKERVEAVNMAEGIIHDTETKMEEFKDQLPADECNKLKEEISKMRELLARKDSETGENIRQAASSLQQASLKLFEMAYKKMASEREGSGSSGTGEQKEDQKEEKQ; encoded by the exons ATGGAGGCAGTGAccggcccccgccccccgtcCCACGTGGTTGGAGGTTTCCAGAAGCGCTGCCACTGCCGCTCCGCGCAGCTCCCGTGCGCCTGGGTGCTTTTATTTGCTGCCTCGTACGCCCTCCGTCTCGTCGCCATGATAAGTGCCAGCCGAGCCGCGGCAGCTCGCCTTGTAGGCGCCGCAGCCTCCCGGGGCCCCGCGGCCGCCCGCCACCAG gATGGCTGGAATGGCTTTAGTCATGAGGCGTTCAGAATCGTTTCAAGGCGGGATTATGC ATCAGAAGCAATTAAGGGTGCAGTTGTTGGAATTGATCTGGGTACTACAAACTCCTGTGTTGCAGTTATGGAAGGTAAACAAGCAAAG GTGCTGGAGAATGCCGAAGGTGCCAGGACCACCCCTTCCGTTGTGGCCTTTACTGCAGATGGTGAGCGTCTTGTTGGCATGCCAGCCAAGCGACAGGCTGTCACTAACCCGAACAATACATTTTATGCCACCAAACGTCTTATTGGCCGGCGCTATGATGACCCTGAAGTACAGAAAGACAT TAAAAATGTTCCATTTAAAATAGTCCGTGCCTCCAATGGCGATGCCTGGGTTGAGGCTCATGGGAAGCTCTATTCTCCAAGTCAAATAGGAGCATTTGTGTTGATGAAGATGAAGGAGACGGCAG AAAACTACTTGGGACATGCGGCAAAGAATGCTGTAATCACAGTCCCAGCTTATTTCAATGACTCACAGAGACAG GCTACTAAGGATGCTGGTCAGATATCTGGCCTAAATGTACTTCGGGTGATTAATGAACCCACAGCTGCTGCTCTGGCCTACGGTCTAGACAAATCTGAAGATAAAAT cattgCTGTGTATGATTTAGGTGGTGGAACTTTTGATATTTCCATCCTGGAAATTCAGAAAGGAGTATTTGAAGTGAAATCCACAAATGGGGACACTTTCTTAGGTGGTGAAGACTTTGACCAGGCCTTGTTACGACACATTGTGAAGGAGTTCAAGAGGGAG ACAGGAGTTGATTTGACCAAAGACAACATGGCactgcagagagtgagagaagctGCTGAGAAAGCCAAATGTGAGCTCTCCTCATCTGTGCAG ACCGACATCAACTTGCCATATCTTACAATGGATGCTTCcggacccaagcatttgaacatGAAGTTGACCCGGGCTCAATTTGAGGGAATTGTTGCAGATCTGATCAAGAGGACTATGGCTCCATGCCAGAAAGCTATGCAAGATGCAGAAGTTAGCAAGAGTGACATAGGAGAAGTGATTCTTGTTGGTGGCATGACTAGGATGCCCAAG GTCCAGCAGACTGTGCAGGATCTTTTTGGCCGAGCCCCAAGTAAAGCTGTCAATCCTGATGAAGCTGTGGCTATTGGAGCTGCTATTCAAGGAGGCGTATTGGCTGGTGATGTCACAGATGTGCTGCTCCTGGATGTCACTCCCCTGTCTCTGGGTATTGAGACTCTAGGAGGTGTCTTCACCAAGCTTATTAACAGGAACACCACTATTCCAACCAAAAAGAGCCAG GTGTTTTCTACTGCTGCTGATGGGCAGACTCAAGTCGAGATTAAAGTATgtcaaggggagagagagatggctggaGATAACAAACTTCTTGGACAGTTCACTTTG atTGGAATTCCTCCAGCACCTCGAGGAGTCCCTCAGATTGAAGTTACATTTGATATTGATGCCAATGGGATTGTACATGTTTCTGCTAAAGATAAGGGCACAGGACGTGAGCAGCAGA TTGTAATCCAGTCTTCAGGTGGATTAAGCAAAGATGACATTGAAAATATGgttaaaaatgcagaaaagtaTGCTGAGGAAGACCGGCGAAAGAAG GAACGGGTTGAAGCAGTTAATATGGCTGAAGGAATCATTCATGACACAGAAACCAAGATGGAAGAATTCAAGGACCAGTTGCCTGCTGATGAG tgcAACAAGCTAAAAGAAGAGATTTCCAAAatgagggagctcctggctcgaAAAGACAGCGAAACAGGAGAAAACATTAGGCAGGCAGCATCCTCCCTTCAGCAGGCATCATTGAAGCTCTTCGAAATGGCATACAAAAAG ATGGCATCCGAGCGAGAAGGCTCTGGGAGTTCTGGCACTGGGGAACAAAAGGAGGATCAAAAGGAGGAGAAGCAGTAG